One window from the genome of Alkalihalobacillus sp. LMS6 encodes:
- a CDS encoding DNA topoisomerase III, with the protein MKKKAILAEKPSVGRDIARVLGANQKGNGFFEGKEYIVTWGLGHLVTHADPEHYGEQYKNWRLEELPMLPKRLDLVVIKQTSKQFHTVKKVLNRQDVGEVIIATDAGREGELVARWILAKAHVKKPLKRLWISSVTDKAIKDGFKKLKDGRQYENLFAAAEARAEADWYVGINGTRALTTKHNAQLSCGRVQTPTLAILATREKTIQSFKPTPYHTLQANVEGGTTFRWYHRKSGDERMFNEEDAKALKDKVKGNALTITSVKAKKKHTSAPNLYDLTELQREANKRYGYSAKETLGALQKLYEQHKAVTYPRTDSRFLSSDLVDTLKDRLKAIDVQPFRKTVLEASKLGITHAKKQMVNDAKVSDHHALIPTEQAPPISAMNDKETKLYYLIVRRFLANFFPASESEQTVVEAEVANELFRTKGERMISLGWRQNEDEEQAKESKLPKFTEGEKLSLNGVELKRGETTPPARFNEATLLTAMEKPAQFMEEKDAQISKTLAEAGGIGTVATRADIIEKLFSSFLIEKKGKDLFVTSKGKQLLDLVPEELKSPALTAEWEQRLEKIVQGKEQKSAFIADMKQYAQSVVGQVKADTTTFRHDNKTGEKCPECGKFLLEVNGKKGKMRVCQDRECGYRKNIAMTTNARCPKCKKKLELRGQGEGQVFACVCGHREKKAQFEERRKQSKNKNVSKREVNNYMKKQNKDDDFSNSALADQLAKLGLNKDK; encoded by the coding sequence ATGAAGAAAAAAGCGATTTTAGCAGAAAAGCCTTCCGTCGGACGGGACATTGCCCGTGTACTTGGTGCCAATCAAAAAGGAAACGGCTTTTTTGAAGGAAAGGAATATATTGTGACGTGGGGGCTGGGCCATCTGGTTACACATGCAGACCCTGAACATTACGGAGAACAATATAAAAACTGGCGTTTAGAAGAGTTGCCCATGCTGCCAAAGCGTCTTGATCTTGTCGTTATTAAGCAAACGTCTAAACAGTTTCATACGGTGAAAAAAGTGTTAAATCGCCAAGATGTCGGGGAAGTCATCATTGCAACGGATGCAGGACGTGAAGGGGAGCTTGTGGCTCGCTGGATTCTAGCGAAAGCCCACGTGAAAAAGCCGCTTAAACGGCTGTGGATTTCTTCTGTCACAGATAAAGCAATTAAAGACGGCTTTAAGAAGCTTAAAGATGGACGCCAATATGAAAACCTTTTTGCCGCAGCTGAAGCAAGAGCAGAAGCGGACTGGTATGTAGGGATTAATGGGACTCGAGCATTAACAACAAAGCACAATGCGCAGTTATCATGTGGTCGTGTGCAGACACCAACACTTGCGATTTTAGCGACACGAGAAAAGACGATTCAGTCGTTTAAGCCAACGCCGTACCATACGCTGCAAGCGAATGTTGAAGGAGGCACAACATTCCGTTGGTATCATCGCAAGTCTGGTGATGAACGAATGTTTAATGAAGAAGATGCAAAAGCCTTAAAAGACAAAGTAAAAGGAAACGCGCTAACGATTACAAGCGTAAAAGCTAAGAAAAAACATACGTCTGCGCCAAATTTGTATGATTTAACAGAACTACAACGTGAAGCCAATAAGCGATATGGGTATTCAGCGAAAGAAACCTTAGGCGCTTTGCAGAAGTTGTATGAACAGCACAAAGCGGTTACGTATCCAAGAACAGACTCTCGTTTTCTTTCTTCTGATCTTGTCGACACACTTAAAGATCGCTTAAAAGCGATTGATGTTCAGCCGTTTCGAAAAACAGTGCTGGAGGCATCGAAACTTGGTATAACCCACGCCAAGAAACAGATGGTAAACGATGCAAAAGTATCAGATCACCATGCGTTAATTCCAACAGAACAAGCGCCGCCGATAAGCGCTATGAATGATAAAGAAACCAAGCTATATTATTTGATCGTTCGTCGCTTCTTGGCCAATTTTTTCCCGGCAAGTGAATCCGAGCAAACCGTTGTTGAAGCAGAGGTTGCCAATGAACTGTTCCGAACAAAAGGGGAGCGCATGATTTCTCTAGGCTGGCGTCAGAATGAAGACGAGGAACAGGCAAAAGAAAGCAAACTTCCGAAGTTTACAGAAGGAGAGAAGCTTTCCCTTAATGGCGTAGAGTTAAAACGTGGCGAAACGACACCGCCTGCTCGTTTTAATGAAGCCACGTTGCTTACCGCGATGGAAAAGCCTGCTCAATTTATGGAAGAAAAAGACGCGCAGATTTCAAAGACACTTGCTGAAGCAGGTGGAATCGGTACGGTTGCGACCCGAGCGGATATCATTGAAAAGTTGTTTTCAAGCTTTTTAATCGAAAAAAAGGGCAAAGATCTTTTTGTAACATCGAAAGGAAAACAGCTGCTTGATCTTGTTCCAGAAGAATTGAAATCACCAGCGTTAACGGCAGAATGGGAGCAACGACTCGAGAAGATTGTCCAAGGGAAAGAGCAAAAGAGTGCGTTTATTGCCGATATGAAACAATACGCACAATCCGTCGTTGGACAAGTGAAAGCTGATACAACCACATTCCGCCATGATAATAAAACAGGTGAAAAATGTCCTGAATGTGGAAAGTTTCTCCTTGAAGTGAACGGAAAGAAAGGAAAAATGCGCGTCTGCCAAGATCGTGAGTGTGGCTACCGTAAAAACATCGCAATGACAACAAATGCTCGCTGTCCTAAATGTAAGAAAAAGCTTGAGCTTCGGGGTCAAGGAGAAGGGCAAGTATTCGCTTGTGTGTGCGGCCACCGTGAAAAGAAAGCCCAGTTTGAAGAACGCCGCAAACAAAGTAAAAATAAGAACGTCTCCAAACGTGAAGTGAATAACTATATGAAGAAGCAAAATAAAGATGATGATTTCTCAAACTCTGCTTTAGCAGATCAATTAGCGAAGTTAGGGTTAAATAAAGATAAATAA
- a CDS encoding alkaline phosphatase, protein MKKKWTAYGLVAAVTVGLIGTTTGASASDDGSVSEPSNGPAKNVIFLIPDGFSQSYANSYRMYKEDALPIWDEKDMLSAHVKTESNDAAITDSAAAGTAFATGQKTNNGVIGLGPDGQSLPSIVDVAKENGKRTGLVATSTITHATPAAFAAEVESRGSYTEIAKQMIENENIDLLFGGGRTEFLPESEGGIREDELNLVSYAEEHAYTYLETRRQLMQWDGESEKLLGLFAEEALEPSLTQRSDEPSLGEMTDTAIDFLSQEEDGFFLMVEGSQIDWAGHDNDPLYAMTDTEAFEEAVKVAVDYAEEHEDTLVVMVGDHDTGGMAVHATDEANPTMLNQVHALGADIAISVTHNYSNLEDVLKEKTEFEWTEEEIDDLKEADSLKLAINGAISEKTGFGWSSYDHTGIDVPLYAFGAGAESFDGTIDNTDVPKKMLEALGLNGL, encoded by the coding sequence ATGAAAAAGAAATGGACAGCCTATGGTTTAGTTGCTGCGGTGACAGTTGGATTAATTGGTACAACGACAGGTGCTTCGGCAAGCGACGATGGAAGCGTAAGCGAACCAAGTAACGGTCCAGCTAAGAATGTGATTTTCCTAATACCAGATGGGTTTTCGCAAAGCTATGCGAACAGCTACCGGATGTATAAGGAAGATGCGCTGCCAATTTGGGATGAAAAAGATATGCTCTCTGCTCACGTGAAAACGGAGTCCAATGATGCAGCAATTACCGATTCAGCAGCTGCTGGAACTGCTTTTGCTACAGGACAAAAAACAAACAATGGCGTCATTGGTCTTGGTCCAGATGGGCAGTCGTTGCCGTCAATTGTTGATGTGGCAAAAGAAAATGGGAAACGCACTGGACTTGTTGCAACATCTACGATTACCCACGCGACACCAGCCGCTTTTGCAGCTGAAGTAGAGTCACGTGGAAGCTACACAGAGATTGCCAAACAAATGATTGAAAATGAAAATATTGATTTACTATTTGGTGGAGGAAGAACAGAATTTTTGCCAGAAAGTGAAGGCGGCATAAGAGAGGATGAACTTAATCTCGTCTCGTATGCAGAAGAACATGCCTATACATATTTAGAAACAAGAAGACAGCTGATGCAGTGGGATGGAGAAAGCGAGAAACTGCTCGGTTTATTTGCAGAAGAAGCGTTAGAACCTTCGTTGACGCAGCGCAGTGATGAGCCAAGCTTAGGTGAGATGACAGACACGGCAATCGACTTCTTATCACAAGAGGAAGACGGATTTTTCTTAATGGTGGAAGGGAGTCAAATTGATTGGGCCGGCCACGACAACGATCCGCTTTATGCGATGACGGATACGGAAGCGTTTGAGGAAGCTGTAAAAGTAGCGGTTGACTATGCTGAAGAGCACGAAGATACGCTCGTCGTCATGGTAGGTGACCACGATACAGGTGGTATGGCTGTTCATGCAACAGACGAAGCAAACCCGACGATGTTGAATCAAGTACACGCGTTAGGTGCTGATATTGCTATTTCGGTCACCCATAATTATTCGAATTTAGAAGACGTATTAAAAGAGAAAACGGAATTTGAGTGGACGGAAGAAGAAATAGACGACTTAAAAGAAGCTGACTCTTTAAAGCTTGCCATCAATGGAGCGATTAGCGAAAAAACAGGATTTGGCTGGTCGTCTTATGATCATACAGGCATTGATGTGCCCCTCTATGCGTTTGGCGCAGGAGCGGAGTCATTTGATGGTACGATTGATAATACCGATGTTCCAAAGAAAATGTTAGAAGCACTTGGGTTAAATGGATTGTAA